The Cloacibacterium caeni region GTAGCTTTTAAGGTTGTTCTTGCTTGTGGAGTGTTAGGGTTTACATTTCCTTGACCATCAGTGGCTTCTCCATAAGGGTGTGTTGCAAAAAGTAAAAAAGCTTTGTTTAATGAACTTGTAAATAGGGTTTCCGTAAAAGTATTAGTAATATTAGTCCATGTACCTGTAGAGTTATTGAATCGTCTTAAATTATGGCTAGAATTATTAATAAGTTGTAGTCCATTGCTAGTTGGGTTGCCATTAGGTCCCCAGATATCCGTGCCATATCTACTGATTAAAGTACCATTATTTTGCCAATTATAAAAAACGGTATTATTTGTTGATCCTTTTACAGGTGCGGTTATTAGTCTCCATCTTCTAGCTTGATTTATTAAATAGCGTTCAACATTGACGTTGCCATTAATCGTTGGATTAGAGGTTAATGAAGCTACTCTAGCGGTGTTTGATATGTTTGAAACAAGAGTAATTATACCCCCTGTGTTAAAAGTGACTGCAGCAGGTACATCAAAAAGAGTTCTAACTCGAACATCACCACTTCCTGTTAGGTTTGTAGTAGTGTTTACAATAAGCTGATTTGGATAACATACGGTGTTAATCTGAACCCCATTTGTTGAACTTAATGTTAATGTCTCTAATTGTGTTGTGGTATTTAATAATTCATTTCCAGCAACGATTAAACTAGAATTTTGGGCGTAAGTTAAATTGTATATAACACCTGAGTTTAATGTTGGTTTGTCTTTGGTTGCGCCTCCGCTTCTAATTATACTAGTGTTTGTGTTTAAAGTAAACCCTCCTATTAAAAGTCCTTTTATTAAATGTAGACTACCACCTATATTAATGGTAAAACCATTGCTGTAAACGTCGTATTCTGAATTGATTTTGATATCTCTATAATTGGTATTAAAAATAGTTAAGTCGGCACTAATTGGTCTGTATTCAACTGTACATCCACTGAAATTTGGCTGTAACTGAGATAATTGTGTCCCCCCTAATGGGTTTAATACCAAAGGTTGTGGATTTCTTAATATTAAGGTACCTTGTCTTACTCCTAAATTACTATTATACTGCGTAGCACTACCATTGGTTTCCTGAGTCATAATCATTTGTCCATTAATGGTAATGGTACCAGAATCATGTCTAAAGGTAGCTTTATTGTTGTAAGAATCAAATACGTTAGTGTACAAATTTACATTTCCTAAAATGTCAAAATTTGTTGTTGTTCTACAAGCAAGTGTCGTGGTTTTGGCGCTTGATACAGTGATATCATTTCCTATTGTAAGGGATCCAGCTTGTACTGAACCTGGTCCATTTAGAATGGTTGTATGATTGTATGCGTCACTTGCCTTGATGAAAAAATTCCCAGTTATTGTTAATAGTTGATTTGTACTAACAGTTATTACTGCAGCATTTGATGTACTTATTGTAGTGCTTAATCCAGAAGTATTGTTAGCTAACGGTTCTGTGGTTAAACTACTACAAGTAACGCTGGCGGTAATAGTGATAGAATGTGCTTTAATAATTACAGCATCATCCGCATCGGGGATTCCATCTGCGTCTGTGCCAGAAGTCAATTGCCAAGTGTTAGTTTCATTCCATTTTCCATTGGCTTTACTGGTGAAAACGGCCTGTGAGAAAAAAGCTTGCGAAACGAATAATGTGAGCACAAGAAATAAGTTGTACCAAGATTTCATCTATGTTTGTGTTTAGTAAATTGACTACAAAGGTAATAAATAAATATTAATAATAGTAATTCTATTGTTCACTTGAGGTTAAATTATTATTAAAAAAAATAAAATAATCTGTAAAAACTACAATTAAAAAGAACTTTTATGCATCACAAAAAGAAGAATATCAATAATAATGTTCATCCATTAGAGAAATGGAAATGATCAAATGAATTCTATTCAGCACATAAAAAAGAACGTTTTATATTATCATTTTCGCACAACTTCACGACTTTACTACTCCACGACTTTACGTCTAAAGAATGCCGAAATTTTTCTTTCCCCTCCCTTCCTTCGACTTCGCTCAGGATGACAAGGGTGGAAAAATTTTTAAATAAGAGATAAAATAGGCTCCCTTCAGGGTCTGGGGAACACCTATTTTATTTTTAATTACTCCAAATAGCTATTTCGTATCTTTCATCACATCATCACATCATCACATCATCACATCTTTACATCATCACATCATCACATCATCACATCTCGCATCAACAACTTTACAACTAAAGAATGCCGAAATTTTTCTTTCCCCTCCCTTCCTTCGACTCCGCTCAGGATGACAAGGGTGGAGAAATTTCTAAAAAAGAAATAAAATAGGCTCCCTTCAGGGTTTGGGACTACCTATTTTATTTTGATTACTCCAAATAGCTATCTCGCAACTCGCATCTCGTAACTCATCATCAACTTCACGCCTTTACGCCTTTACGACTCCACAGCTCCACAACTTTACAACTTCACCCCTTCACAACTTCACAACTTTACGCCTAAAGAATACCGAATTTTTTTTTCCCCTCCCTTCCATCGACTCCGCTCAGGATGACAAGGGTGAAAAAATTTCTAACAAAGAAATAAAATAGGCTCCCTTCAGGGTTGGGGACTACCTATTTTATTTTGATTACTCCAAATAGCTATCTCGCATCTTTCATCACATCATCACATCATCACATCTCGCATCTCGCATCAACAACTTTACGTCTAAAGAATGCCGAAATTTTTCTTTCCCCTCCCTTCCTTCGACCGCTCAGGATGACAAGGGTGGAAAAATTTCTAACAAAGAAATAAAATAGGCTCCTTTTAGGGTTGGGGGACACCTATTTTATTTTGATTACTCCAAATAGCTATCTCGCAACTCGCATCAACAACTTTACAAATAAAGATGCCGAAATTTTTCTTTCTCCTCCCTTCCTTCGACTACTCAGGATGACAAGGGTGGAAAAATTTCTAACAAAGAAATAAAATAGGCTCCCTTTAGGGTTGGGGAATACCTATTTTATTTTTAACTCTTTTATATGGTTTTTAATTTTAATTAAGACATTATCTATATTTTTCTCTACTTCTTCATTTTTAAATCTTAAAATGTTTAAACCATTAAGTTTTAAAACTTCATCCCTTTCCTGGTCCTTTATTTTTTGTTCTTTTTCCTCATGATACTTACCATCTAGTTCAATAATTAACTTGAATTTATGACAATAAAAATCGGCTATATACAAACTTATCGGATGTTGTCTTCTGAATTTCAAACCATCTAGCTGGTTATTCTTTAATTTATCCCAAAGTATTTTTTCTGACTTTGTCTCTCTCATCCTTAATGCTTTTGCTTTTTCAAAAGAACTTGAAGGCGCTCCTTTCCACATTCTTTCATCATTATTTGAAGTTAGATTTCTCATGATCAGTTTTTTTAAAAATAAGAAAATATTTTTAATGAAAAAATTTTAATAATTAAATCTTTCTGTGTTTAGAAATTTTTCTTTCCCCTCCCTTCCTTCGACTCCGCTCAGGATGACAAGGGTGGAAAAATTTCTAACAAAGAAATAAAATAGGCTCCCTTCAGGGTTGGGGGACACCTATTTTATTTTGATTACTCCAATAGCTATCTCGCATCTCGCATCAACAACTTTACAAATAAAGATGCCGAAATTTTTCTTTCCCCTCGCTTCCTTCGACTCCGCTCAGGATGACAAGGGTGAAAAAAAATCTAACAAAGAAATAAAATAGGCTCCCTTCAGGGTTGGGGACTACCTATTTTATTTTATCTACTCCAATAGCTATCTCGCAACTCGTATCAACAACTTTACAACTAAAGAATGCCGAAATTTTTCTTTCCCCTCTCTTCCTTCGACTCCGCTCAGGATGACAAGGGTGGAGAAATTTCTAACAAAGAAATAAAATAGGCTCCCTTTAGGGTTGGGGACTACCTATTTTATTTTGATTACTCCAAATAGCTATCTCGGATCTTTCATCACATCATCAAATCATCACATCATCACATCTCTTCTTTAGAATGAGTATAAAATGGATTCATTTTTTGAAAGGAAAGTAAATTTGTTATTAATTTGCAGTTTAAAAACGAGCAAGTTTTATAGAATTGTAAAACATAGCCCAAATAATTAACCATGAATTGGTACGCTATTTATACCAAACCAAGAAATGAAAAGAAAGTTGTAGCGAATATTCAATCGCTAGGAATAGAGGCGTATTGCCCTACTATTTCTGTGGTAAAACAATGGAGTGACCGAAAAAAAACGATTATCCAACCGCTATTATCTTCTTATGTTTTTGTAAAATTAGATGAAAAGGATAGGTCTCTGGTTTTTCAGGTTCCGGGAGTGGTGCGGTATCTTTTTTGGTTAGGAAAACCTGCAATTGTAAGAGAGCAGGAGATACAGGCGATGAAAGAATTACAAGAAGAAAAATACAAAAAAGTCTGTGTAACGGGGATGGCTCGAGGAGAAAAAATGACCATAAACGAAGGACTTTTCAAAGGGCAAACGGCAACTTTAATTGAAGAAAAAAATAATAAAACCATTTTAGTTTTAGACAGCTTAGGAACCACTTTGATTTTGGAAAAGTAAAAAAGAATGGGGGTGTCTTCAATACAAGCAAATAAAACAAGTGAACAAGAAAATTTATAATATGAGCAAAATATTAATCACAGGAGGGGCAGGTTTTATAGGGTCCAATTTATGTGAATACTTTTTAGGGAAAGGGCATCAAATCGTATGTCTAGATAATTTCGCAACAGGTCATAGACATAATATTACCCCATTTCTTGAGAATTCTAATTTTAGATTAATAGAAGGAGATATACGTGATATAGGCGTTTGTCATACTGCGGTTACAGGAGTAGATTATGTTTTGCATCAAGCTGCATTAGGCTCTGTGCCACGTTCTATAAAAGATCCTATCACTTCCAATGAAGTAAATGTTTCAGGCTTTCTAAATATGTTAGTGGCGGCTAGAGATGCTGGGGTGAAAAGATTTATTTATGCAGCAAGTTCTTCTACCTATGGAGATTCTGAAAGTTTACCAAAAGTAGAAGATAAAATAGGGAAACCCCTTTCGCCGTATGCCATTACTAAATATGTAAATGAACTATACGCGGAAATTTTTAGCAAAACATACGGTATTGAAACCATCGGTTTGAGGTACTTTAATGTTTTTGGAAGAAGACAAGATCCTAATGGTGCCTATGCAGCGGTTATTCCATTATTTGTAAAACAATTAATGAAAAAAGAATCTCCAGTAATCAATGGAGCGGGAGATTATTCTAGAGACTTCACGTATGTAGATAATGTGGTACAGATGAACGAACGAGCAATGTTAACCACCAATCCTAAAGCGGTAAATACAGTGTATAATACAGCAGTAGGAGATAGAACTACTTTGAATGATTTAGTGAAATATTTAAAAGAATACTTAAGTAAATATGATGCTGAAATCGCTGAGGTAGAGGTTGTTCATGGTCCGAACAGGCAGGGAGATATTCCGCATTCTTTGGCTTCGGTAGAAAAAGCAAAAGAGTTATTAGGGTATCAACCAACACATACTATTGGGGAAGGTTTAAAAGAGGCAGTAGATTGGTACTGGGAAAATTTAAAATAAAAAAGAATAAGTAGTACTTTTGCATGGTTTGCAAAATTTATTATATTTGACAAAATATAAGTTTAAAAAATAATAAAATTGATTAAAATATGTGATCTTTTAAATCAATTTCTAAAAAAAAAACTATAATAATCTATGCTCTTTAACTCTCTAGATTTTGCTATATTTCTACCAATAGTTTTTACATTGTATTGGTTTGTAACACAAAAAAGTTTAACTCTTCAGAATTTATTACTTTTATTAGCCAGTTATTTTTTTTATGCTTGTTGGGATTGGCGTTTCTTATTTCTTTTAATGTTTTCTACGTTTTTAGATTATTTTACTGGACTAAAGATGCAAGATGCAAAAAACACAGGTTTGAAAAAGTTCTGGTTTTGGCTGAGTATAATCGTAAATCTTGGGTTTCTAGGAATTTTTAAGTATTATAATTTTTTTGCTGAATCTTTCGCAGAGTCATTATCATACTTAGGGTTTAAAATTAATCCGGTAATGCTCAATATAATATTGCCAGTTGGTATTTCTTTTTATACTTTTCATGGGTTATCATATGTTATAGATATATATAAAAATAAAATTAAGGCAGAGCGAAATTTTGTTGATTATGCTGTTTTTGTAAGTTTTTTTCCATTATTAGTTGCGGGACCAATTGAAAGAGCTACGCATTTATTACCTCAGATAAAAAAACAGAGAACTTTTGATTATACAAAAGCGGTGGATGGTTTAAGACAAATTCTTTGGGGCTTATTTAAAAAGGTAGTAATTGCGGACAATTGTGCAGAACTGGCTAATCAAATTTTCAATAATTCTGCAGATTTACCAGGGAGTGTATTAGTATTAGGTGCTTTGTTGTTTACGTTTCAGATTTACGGAGACTTTTCAGGTTATTCTGATATAGCATTAGGAACTGCAAGGCTTTTCGGAATAGAATTATTAAGAAATTTTGCATTTCCATATTTTTCTAGAGATATTGCAGAATTCTGGAGAAGATGGCATATATCACTCTCATCATGGTTCAAAGACTATTTATATATACCATTAGGAGGAAGTAAAGGCGGGAATGGGATGCGTATTCGAAATACATTTATCATATTTATAGTTAGCGGTTTTTGGCACGGTGCTAATTGGACTTTTATAGTTTGGGGCGCTTTGAATGCTCTTTTTATTATGCCGTCCATCATAATGAAAACTAATAGAAATAATTTGGAAATAGTAGCGCAAGGAAAATTATTACCAACTTTAAAAGAGTTATTTCAAATGGTTATAACTTTTGGATTAACGGTTTTCGCTTGGATATTTTTTAGAGCCGAAGATATTACTCATGCAATATCATATATTTCAGGAATTTTTTCTAGATCACTTTTTTCATTGCCTTTAGGTAATTCTATACTAAATGGGGGAATTAATGTATATGTACTTTTAGGTTTAATTTTCTTCTTCTTTGTCATAGAATGGTTAGGTAGGGAAAATCAATATGCAATTGCAAAGCTAGAATTAAAGGTGAATAAAACGTTTCGTTATTTGCTTTATTACACTATTATTATTTTAATTTTCTGGTTTGGTGGTAAAGAACAAGAGTTTATTTATTTTCAATTTTAAATAATGAAGAAATTTTTAATTAAGTGTTCAATATTCCTATTGATAGGACTATTGATAGGTGAACTTGTAGTCAGAATATTCCATTTGAATACGGATGTCCCAAAAATGTATAAAAGTCAATCAGAACTCATTAAATTTTATCCAAATCAAAAAGGATATTGGCTGAAAGGAAGTCATAAATGGGTTGTTAATAAATATGGACAATTTGGATATGAACCTAAAAGACTAGATAATATATTCACAGTAATTGGAGATTCTTATATTTCGAATATAATGAATCCTCCAGAATGTCATCAAGCTAACTATTTGTCAAAAATTAATAAAGATTTTGATTTTTTTCCTTGTTCTAGAGATGGAGCATCTTTTATGGAGATGATGGAAATGAAGACTGAGTTAGATTCATTAAATCCTAATGGACATTTATTGTATGTGCACCATGGTGATTTTGTTGAAAGTATAAGAGATATCAAAGCTAAACAAAATACAACACAAGTAAACTTAATAAACGGAAAGAAATATTTTCCAGAGCTTAGTTCTAGCAAGTTAAAGGATTTATTATATAATTTTAAATTTGCATACTATATATATAGAAATTACATAGTTAAATCAAATAATTCAGTTAATAATAGAGACTCTCTTAAGTCAAAAGACTTAGATTATGGCTATTTGATGAAATTAATTTTATTTGTAAAAAAGAATTATGAGATTAAAAATGTTTATTTAATTTTTAGTCCAG contains the following coding sequences:
- a CDS encoding T9SS type A sorting domain-containing protein; amino-acid sequence: MKSWYNLFLVLTLFVSQAFFSQAVFTSKANGKWNETNTWQLTSGTDADGIPDADDAVIIKAHSITITASVTCSSLTTEPLANNTSGLSTTISTSNAAVITVSTNQLLTITGNFFIKASDAYNHTTILNGPGSVQAGSLTIGNDITVSSAKTTTLACRTTTNFDILGNVNLYTNVFDSYNNKATFRHDSGTITINGQMIMTQETNGSATQYNSNLGVRQGTLILRNPQPLVLNPLGGTQLSQLQPNFSGCTVEYRPISADLTIFNTNYRDIKINSEYDVYSNGFTINIGGSLHLIKGLLIGGFTLNTNTSIIRSGGATKDKPTLNSGVIYNLTYAQNSSLIVAGNELLNTTTQLETLTLSSTNGVQINTVCYPNQLIVNTTTNLTGSGDVRVRTLFDVPAAVTFNTGGIITLVSNISNTARVASLTSNPTINGNVNVERYLINQARRWRLITAPVKGSTNNTVFYNWQNNGTLISRYGTDIWGPNGNPTSNGLQLINNSSHNLRRFNNSTGTWTNITNTFTETLFTSSLNKAFLLFATHPYGEATDGQGNVNPNTPQARTTLKATGNLITGNVVYSNVPSTTYFIVGNPYASPIDFKTILNDVSNSGIGKKIWFIDPTFGSYGAYVTWDDVNGYSDYETKRNPGSDPNPANQSTIMQSGEAFFVKATSGTSTLTIKETHKATSNSNIVFNRVANTVSSERLRVTLHKEENNIWNKKDAVVAGFYSGGNNAYDTNDVPKISNPSETLAFYTDTRSLSSEHRAPIQDNDFLMLRLAQTTVNSNYKLKIFTEDFTFSGQAFLEDTFLKTSTPIALDGSIFEYEFQITSDALSSGNRFKINFVASTLGTTTPKASSLLIYPNPTTSEQGINISFENALSGYSYKIFNTAGQLIDSQNIKANNKSAHIKFQQKLSPGIYYLNIFDKNNEIKNIQTIIIK
- a CDS encoding endonuclease domain-containing protein, which translates into the protein MRNLTSNNDERMWKGAPSSSFEKAKALRMRETKSEKILWDKLKNNQLDGLKFRRQHPISLYIADFYCHKFKLIIELDGKYHEEKEQKIKDQERDEVLKLNGLNILRFKNEEVEKNIDNVLIKIKNHIKELKIK
- a CDS encoding UpxY family transcription antiterminator, which codes for MNWYAIYTKPRNEKKVVANIQSLGIEAYCPTISVVKQWSDRKKTIIQPLLSSYVFVKLDEKDRSLVFQVPGVVRYLFWLGKPAIVREQEIQAMKELQEEKYKKVCVTGMARGEKMTINEGLFKGQTATLIEEKNNKTILVLDSLGTTLILEK
- a CDS encoding SDR family oxidoreductase; protein product: MSKILITGGAGFIGSNLCEYFLGKGHQIVCLDNFATGHRHNITPFLENSNFRLIEGDIRDIGVCHTAVTGVDYVLHQAALGSVPRSIKDPITSNEVNVSGFLNMLVAARDAGVKRFIYAASSSTYGDSESLPKVEDKIGKPLSPYAITKYVNELYAEIFSKTYGIETIGLRYFNVFGRRQDPNGAYAAVIPLFVKQLMKKESPVINGAGDYSRDFTYVDNVVQMNERAMLTTNPKAVNTVYNTAVGDRTTLNDLVKYLKEYLSKYDAEIAEVEVVHGPNRQGDIPHSLASVEKAKELLGYQPTHTIGEGLKEAVDWYWENLK
- a CDS encoding MBOAT family O-acyltransferase: MLFNSLDFAIFLPIVFTLYWFVTQKSLTLQNLLLLLASYFFYACWDWRFLFLLMFSTFLDYFTGLKMQDAKNTGLKKFWFWLSIIVNLGFLGIFKYYNFFAESFAESLSYLGFKINPVMLNIILPVGISFYTFHGLSYVIDIYKNKIKAERNFVDYAVFVSFFPLLVAGPIERATHLLPQIKKQRTFDYTKAVDGLRQILWGLFKKVVIADNCAELANQIFNNSADLPGSVLVLGALLFTFQIYGDFSGYSDIALGTARLFGIELLRNFAFPYFSRDIAEFWRRWHISLSSWFKDYLYIPLGGSKGGNGMRIRNTFIIFIVSGFWHGANWTFIVWGALNALFIMPSIIMKTNRNNLEIVAQGKLLPTLKELFQMVITFGLTVFAWIFFRAEDITHAISYISGIFSRSLFSLPLGNSILNGGINVYVLLGLIFFFFVIEWLGRENQYAIAKLELKVNKTFRYLLYYTIIILIFWFGGKEQEFIYFQF